A window of the Streptomyces albireticuli genome harbors these coding sequences:
- a CDS encoding leucine--tRNA ligase: MSETNTAAEVAAPHRYTAALAADIEARWQDFWDADGTYEAPNPSGDLAGDPAVVARPKKFIMDMFPYPSGAGLHVGHPLGYIATDVYARYHRMTGHNVLHTLGFDAFGLPAEQYAVQTGTHPRVSTEANIENMKAQLRRLGLGHDKRRSFETIDPEYYKWTQWIFLQIFNSWYDEDAGKARPIAELVAQFESGERAVDGERPWSELSAAERSEVLGRYRLAYASDAPVNWCPGLGTVLANEEVTADGRSERGNFPVFKSKLRQWNMRITAYADRLLDDLDALDWPEAIKLQQRNWIGRSVGARVDFPVEGHPDAKVTVFTTRQDTLFGATYLVVAPEHQLVVSDGENGGIVPAAWPEGTHEDWTGGHATPADAVAAYRKEAAAKSDVERQADAKEKTGVFTGAYAINPVSGARLPVFTADYVLMGYGTGAIMAVPAHDSRDFAFARAFDLPMRCVVRPADDRGTDPATWTESFDSYDAEIIDSAGPDVSLDGLAVPEAKDRMAAWLTEQGIGEATVNFRLRDWLFSRQRYWGEPFPIVYDEAGVAHPLPESMLPLELPEVEDYSPRTFDPDDADTSPETPLSRNEDWVNVELDLGDGVKRYRRETNTMPNWAGSCWYELRYLDPHNSERLVAADAEQYWMGPGEGRPHGGVDLYVGGAEHAVLHLLYARFWSKVLFDLGHVSSAEPFHKLYNQGMIQAYVYRDARGIPVPATEVEERDGAFYYQGEKVSRLLGKMGKSLKNAVTPDEICAEYGADTLRLYEMAMGPLDVSRPWDTRAVVGQYRLLQRLWRNVVDEATGEVTVVDAEPDDATLRALHKAVDGVAQDMANLRFNTAIAKVTELNNFVTKLSEVPRSVAERMVLLVAPLAPHIAEELWRKLGRTGSVVHQEFPVADPAYLVDEAVTCVVQIKGKVKARLEVPPSISDEELEKAALADPAVVAALGGAGIRKVIVRAPKLVNIVPA; this comes from the coding sequence ATGAGCGAGACCAACACCGCCGCCGAGGTGGCTGCCCCGCACCGCTACACGGCCGCGCTGGCCGCTGACATCGAGGCACGCTGGCAGGACTTCTGGGACGCCGACGGCACCTACGAGGCGCCCAACCCCAGCGGTGACCTGGCGGGCGACCCGGCGGTCGTCGCCCGGCCCAAGAAGTTCATCATGGACATGTTCCCGTACCCCTCGGGCGCGGGCCTGCACGTCGGCCACCCGCTCGGCTACATCGCCACGGACGTCTACGCCCGCTACCACCGCATGACGGGCCACAACGTCCTGCACACCCTCGGCTTCGACGCCTTCGGCCTGCCCGCCGAGCAGTACGCCGTGCAGACCGGCACCCACCCGCGGGTCTCCACCGAGGCCAACATCGAGAACATGAAGGCACAGCTGCGGCGGCTGGGCCTGGGCCACGACAAGCGCCGGTCGTTCGAGACGATCGACCCGGAGTACTACAAGTGGACCCAGTGGATCTTCCTCCAGATCTTCAACTCCTGGTACGACGAGGACGCCGGGAAGGCCCGGCCGATCGCCGAGCTGGTGGCTCAGTTCGAGAGCGGTGAGCGCGCCGTCGACGGCGAGCGCCCCTGGAGCGAGCTGAGCGCCGCCGAGCGCTCCGAGGTCCTGGGCCGGTACCGCCTGGCCTACGCCTCCGACGCGCCGGTCAACTGGTGCCCCGGCCTGGGCACCGTCCTGGCCAACGAGGAGGTCACCGCCGACGGCCGCTCCGAGCGCGGCAACTTCCCCGTCTTCAAGTCCAAGCTGCGCCAGTGGAACATGCGGATCACCGCCTACGCGGACCGCCTGCTGGACGACCTGGACGCCCTGGACTGGCCCGAGGCCATCAAGCTCCAGCAGCGCAACTGGATCGGCCGCAGCGTCGGCGCCCGCGTCGACTTCCCCGTCGAGGGCCACCCGGACGCCAAGGTCACCGTCTTCACCACCCGCCAGGACACCCTCTTCGGCGCCACCTACCTGGTCGTCGCCCCGGAGCACCAGCTGGTCGTCTCCGACGGGGAGAACGGCGGGATCGTCCCGGCCGCGTGGCCCGAGGGCACGCACGAGGACTGGACCGGCGGCCACGCCACCCCGGCCGACGCCGTCGCGGCCTACCGTAAGGAGGCCGCCGCCAAGTCCGACGTCGAGCGGCAGGCCGACGCCAAGGAGAAGACCGGCGTCTTCACCGGCGCGTACGCGATCAACCCGGTCAGCGGCGCCCGGCTGCCCGTCTTCACCGCCGACTACGTCCTGATGGGCTACGGCACCGGCGCGATCATGGCCGTCCCGGCGCACGACAGCCGCGACTTCGCCTTCGCCCGCGCCTTCGACCTGCCGATGCGCTGCGTCGTCCGGCCGGCCGACGACCGCGGCACCGACCCGGCCACCTGGACCGAGTCCTTCGACTCCTACGACGCCGAGATCATCGACTCGGCCGGCCCGGACGTCTCCCTGGACGGCCTGGCCGTGCCCGAGGCGAAGGACCGGATGGCCGCGTGGCTGACCGAGCAGGGCATCGGCGAGGCGACCGTCAACTTCCGCCTGCGCGACTGGCTGTTCAGCCGCCAGCGCTACTGGGGCGAGCCCTTCCCGATCGTCTACGACGAGGCCGGCGTCGCCCACCCGCTGCCCGAGTCGATGCTGCCGCTGGAGCTGCCCGAGGTCGAGGACTACTCGCCGCGCACCTTCGACCCGGACGACGCCGACACCTCCCCCGAGACCCCCCTGTCCCGCAACGAGGACTGGGTCAACGTGGAGCTGGACCTGGGCGACGGCGTCAAGCGCTACCGCCGCGAGACCAACACCATGCCCAACTGGGCCGGCTCCTGCTGGTACGAGCTGCGCTACCTGGACCCGCACAACAGCGAGCGCCTGGTCGCCGCCGACGCCGAGCAGTACTGGATGGGCCCGGGCGAGGGCCGGCCGCACGGCGGCGTCGACCTGTACGTCGGCGGTGCCGAGCACGCCGTCCTGCACCTGCTGTACGCCCGCTTCTGGTCCAAGGTCCTCTTCGACCTGGGGCACGTCTCCTCGGCCGAGCCGTTCCACAAGCTCTACAACCAGGGCATGATCCAGGCGTACGTCTACCGCGACGCCCGCGGCATCCCGGTGCCCGCCACCGAGGTGGAGGAGCGCGACGGCGCCTTCTACTACCAGGGCGAGAAGGTCAGCCGGCTGCTCGGCAAGATGGGCAAGTCCCTGAAGAACGCCGTCACGCCGGACGAGATCTGCGCCGAGTACGGCGCGGACACCCTGCGCCTGTACGAGATGGCCATGGGCCCGCTGGACGTCTCCCGCCCCTGGGACACCCGCGCCGTCGTCGGCCAGTACCGCCTGCTCCAGCGCCTGTGGCGCAACGTGGTCGACGAGGCCACCGGCGAGGTCACGGTCGTCGACGCCGAGCCCGACGACGCCACCCTGCGCGCCCTGCACAAGGCCGTGGACGGCGTCGCCCAGGACATGGCGAACCTGCGCTTCAACACCGCCATCGCCAAGGTCACCGAGCTGAACAACTTCGTGACCAAGCTGAGCGAGGTCCCCCGGTCCGTCGCCGAGCGCATGGTCCTGCTCGTCGCGCCGCTGGCCCCGCACATCGCCGAGGAGCTGTGGCGCAAGCTGGGCCGCACCGGCTCGGTCGTCCACCAGGAGTTCCCCGTCGCCGACCCCGCCTACCTGGTCGACGAGGCCGTGACCTGCGTCGTCCAGATCAAGGGCAAGGTCAAGGCGCGTCTGGAGGTGCCGCCGTCCATCTCCGACGAGGAGCTGGAGAAGGCCGCCCTGGCCGACCCGGCGGTCGTCGCGGCGCTGGGCGGCGCGGGCATCCGCAAGGTGATCGTCCGGGCGCCGAAGCTGGTGAACATCGTCCCCGCGTGA
- a CDS encoding DegV family protein, producing the protein MSRHVAVVTDSTAYLPQQAMRRHGITAVPLTVVLGDEALEEGTEISARCVAQALQKRRPVTTSRPAPEVFAATYRAAAEAGAEGIVSLHLSSEFSGTYDAAVLAAREAPVPVRVVDTGMVAMALGFCALAAAETVEAGGTLDEAVAAAEKRAQGTAAFFYVDTLDYLRRGGRIGAAQALLGSALAVKPLLQLDGGRIELREKVRTASKAIARLEEIAVERAAAAPVDIAVHHLAAPERAALLAERLRERVPGLVELHVSEVGAVIGAHTGPGLLGVVIAPR; encoded by the coding sequence ATGTCCCGCCACGTCGCTGTCGTCACCGATTCCACGGCCTATCTGCCGCAGCAGGCGATGCGGAGACACGGCATCACCGCCGTGCCGCTGACGGTCGTCCTGGGCGACGAGGCGCTGGAGGAGGGCACCGAGATCTCCGCCCGGTGCGTCGCGCAGGCCCTCCAGAAGCGCAGGCCGGTGACCACGTCGCGGCCCGCCCCCGAGGTCTTCGCGGCCACGTACCGCGCGGCGGCCGAGGCGGGCGCCGAGGGCATCGTCTCCCTGCACCTCTCCTCCGAGTTCTCCGGCACGTACGACGCGGCGGTCCTCGCGGCGCGCGAGGCCCCCGTGCCGGTGCGCGTCGTGGACACCGGGATGGTCGCCATGGCCCTGGGGTTCTGCGCGCTGGCCGCCGCGGAGACGGTGGAGGCGGGCGGCACGCTCGACGAGGCCGTCGCCGCCGCCGAGAAGCGGGCGCAGGGCACCGCGGCGTTCTTCTACGTCGACACGCTCGACTACCTGCGGCGCGGCGGCCGCATCGGCGCGGCGCAGGCGCTCCTGGGCTCGGCGCTCGCCGTCAAGCCGCTGCTCCAGCTCGACGGCGGCCGCATCGAGCTGCGCGAGAAGGTCCGCACGGCGTCCAAGGCCATCGCTCGCCTGGAGGAGATCGCGGTCGAACGGGCCGCCGCCGCGCCCGTCGACATCGCCGTCCACCACCTGGCGGCGCCCGAGCGGGCGGCGCTCCTCGCGGAGCGGCTTCGGGAGCGGGTGCCGGGGCTGGTGGAGCTGCACGTCAGCGAGGTGGGGGCGGTCATCGGGGCGCACACGGGGCCGGGGCTGCTGGGCGTGGTGATCGCACCGCGGTAG
- a CDS encoding arylamine N-acetyltransferase family protein: MTNTKIDVAAYLRRIDADRPAAPDEAALRELQLRHLRAVPFENLSIHLGEEIVLDGEALVRKIVERGRGGFCYELNGAFATLLTALGFRVTLLAGRVMGPTGEFGVPFDHLALRVDTPEPWLVDVGFGQNSHHPLRFDERGDQADPGGVFRIAETADGDLEVFRDGKVQYRLEQRPRELSDFVSGCWWNSTSPKSFFTQSLICSRLTPSGRVTLSGRTFVTTDATGRQERRLNGEEVLPAYRTHFGIELGGEPEVRAQGGAAA, from the coding sequence ATGACCAACACCAAGATCGATGTTGCTGCCTATCTGCGCCGTATCGACGCCGACCGCCCGGCCGCGCCCGACGAGGCCGCCCTGCGCGAGCTCCAGCTCCGTCATCTGCGCGCCGTGCCGTTCGAGAACCTGTCCATCCACCTCGGAGAGGAGATCGTGCTGGACGGCGAGGCCCTCGTCCGGAAGATCGTCGAGCGCGGGCGGGGCGGCTTCTGCTACGAACTCAACGGCGCCTTCGCCACGCTGCTGACCGCCCTCGGCTTCCGGGTGACGCTGCTCGCCGGGCGGGTGATGGGGCCGACGGGTGAGTTCGGGGTGCCGTTCGACCATCTGGCGCTGCGGGTCGACACGCCGGAGCCCTGGCTGGTGGACGTCGGCTTCGGCCAGAACAGCCACCACCCGCTCCGCTTCGACGAGCGGGGTGACCAGGCCGACCCCGGCGGCGTCTTCCGGATCGCCGAGACGGCGGACGGCGACCTGGAGGTGTTCCGCGACGGCAAGGTGCAGTACCGGCTGGAGCAGCGCCCGAGGGAGCTGTCCGACTTCGTGAGCGGCTGCTGGTGGAACAGCACGTCACCGAAGTCCTTCTTCACCCAGTCCCTGATCTGTTCCCGCCTCACACCGTCCGGCCGCGTCACCCTCAGCGGCCGGACGTTCGTGACCACCGACGCGACGGGCCGTCAGGAGCGGCGGCTGAACGGCGAGGAGGTCCTGCCCGCGTACCGGACGCACTTCGGCATCGAGCTGGGCGGCGAACCGGAGGTACGGGCGCAGGGCGGCGCGGCGGCCTGA
- the holA gene encoding DNA polymerase III subunit delta — protein MARKTANDDLLAPVTLAVGQEDLLLDRAVREVVKAARAADADTDVRDLSSDALQPGTLAELTSPSLFAERKVVIVRNAHDLSADTIKDVKAYLGAPAEEITLVLLHAGGAKGKGLLDAARKAGAREVACPKMTKPADRLAFVRSEFRATGRSATPEACQALVDAIGSDLRELASACTQLVADVEGTIDESVVARYYTGRAEASSFTVADRAVEGRAAEALEALRWSMSTGVAPVLITSALAQAVRAIGKLASAPRGARPGDLARDLGMPPWKIDRVRQQMRGWSADGVATALRAVAQADAGVKGGGDDPEYALEKAVVAVARAARSRG, from the coding sequence ATGGCCAGGAAGACTGCAAACGACGACCTACTCGCCCCCGTCACGCTCGCCGTGGGACAGGAGGATCTCCTGCTCGACCGCGCGGTGCGGGAGGTGGTCAAGGCCGCCCGCGCCGCCGACGCCGACACCGATGTGCGCGACCTCAGCTCCGACGCGCTCCAGCCCGGCACGCTCGCCGAGCTGACCAGCCCGTCGCTCTTCGCGGAGCGCAAGGTCGTGATCGTGCGCAACGCCCACGACCTGTCCGCCGACACGATCAAGGACGTCAAGGCCTATCTCGGCGCGCCCGCCGAGGAGATCACTCTCGTCCTGCTGCACGCCGGCGGTGCCAAGGGCAAGGGCCTGCTGGACGCCGCCCGCAAGGCGGGGGCCCGGGAGGTCGCCTGCCCGAAGATGACCAAGCCGGCCGACCGCCTGGCGTTCGTCCGCTCGGAGTTCCGGGCGACCGGCCGCTCCGCGACCCCGGAGGCCTGCCAGGCCCTGGTCGACGCCATCGGCAGCGATCTGCGGGAGCTGGCCAGCGCCTGCACCCAGCTCGTCGCCGACGTCGAGGGCACGATCGACGAGTCCGTCGTCGCCCGCTACTACACGGGCCGCGCCGAGGCCTCCAGCTTCACCGTCGCCGACCGGGCCGTGGAGGGCCGGGCCGCCGAGGCGCTGGAGGCGCTGCGCTGGTCGATGTCCACGGGCGTCGCCCCCGTGCTGATCACCAGTGCCCTCGCCCAGGCCGTCCGCGCCATCGGGAAGCTCGCCTCCGCCCCGCGCGGCGCCCGCCCCGGCGACCTCGCCCGTGACCTCGGGATGCCGCCCTGGAAGATCGACCGGGTGCGGCAGCAGATGCGCGGCTGGTCGGCGGACGGCGTCGCGACGGCGCTGCGGGCCGTGGCCCAGGCGGACGCGGGGGTGAAGGGCGGCGGGGACGACCCGGAGTACGCCCTGGAGAAGGCGGTCGTCGCGGTGGCGCGGGCGGCACGCAGCCGAGGCTGA
- the rpsT gene encoding 30S ribosomal protein S20, with the protein MANIKSQIKRNKTNEKARLRNKAVKSSVKTAVRAAREALLAGDVEKATAAVAAAGKKLDKAASKGVLHKNAAANKKSALAKQAAALKA; encoded by the coding sequence GTGGCGAACATCAAGTCCCAGATCAAGCGGAACAAGACCAACGAGAAGGCGCGCCTGCGTAACAAGGCCGTCAAGTCCTCGGTCAAGACCGCTGTGCGCGCTGCCCGCGAGGCCCTGCTCGCCGGCGACGTCGAGAAGGCCACCGCCGCCGTCGCCGCGGCCGGCAAGAAGCTCGACAAGGCCGCCAGCAAGGGTGTCCTGCACAAGAACGCCGCCGCCAACAAGAAGTCGGCGCTGGCCAAGCAGGCTGCCGCTCTCAAGGCCTGA
- the lepA gene encoding translation elongation factor 4, which produces MPATPTHVPEPSRTDPALIRNFCIIAHIDHGKSTLADRMLQLTGVVDSRQMRAQYLDRMDIERERGITIKSQAVRLPWAPTEDKGNTHILNMIDTPGHVDFTYEVSRSLAACEGCILLVDAAQGIEAQTLANLYLAMENDLTIIPVLNKIDLPAAQPEKFAAELAHLIGCDPSDVLKVSAKTGVGVDALLDKVIAEVPAPVGVKDAPARAMIFDSVYDSYRGVVTYVRVVDGELKKRERIKMMSTGATHELLEIGVSSPEMTPSDGLGVGEVGYIITGVKDVRQSKVGDTITSQQNGATEALGGYKDPKPMVFSGLYPLDGSDYPELREALDKLQLNDAALVYEPETSAALGFGFRVGFLGLLHLDVIRERLEREFGLDLIATAPNVVYRVKMEDGAEHTVTNPSEFPEGKIAEVHEPVVKATVLAPNEFVGAIMELCQSRRGSLLGMDYLSEDRVELRYTLPLAEIVFDFFDQLKSKTRGYASLDYEPTGEQQASLVKVDILLHGDKVDAFSAITHKDKAYAYGVRLVAKLRELIPRQNFEVPIQAAIGSRVIARETVRAIRKDVLAKCYGGDISRKRKLLEKQKEGKKRMKMVGNVEVPQEAFIAVLSSDSEGGEKKK; this is translated from the coding sequence GTGCCCGCGACCCCTACCCATGTGCCGGAGCCGAGCCGTACCGACCCGGCTCTCATCCGTAACTTCTGCATCATCGCGCACATCGACCATGGCAAGTCGACGCTCGCCGACCGGATGCTCCAGCTGACCGGTGTGGTCGACTCGCGGCAGATGCGTGCGCAGTACCTCGACCGGATGGACATCGAGCGTGAGCGCGGCATCACGATCAAGTCCCAGGCGGTCCGGCTGCCCTGGGCACCCACCGAGGACAAGGGCAACACCCACATCCTCAACATGATCGACACCCCGGGCCACGTCGACTTCACCTACGAGGTCTCCCGCTCCCTCGCCGCGTGCGAGGGCTGCATCCTCCTGGTGGACGCCGCCCAGGGCATCGAGGCCCAGACCCTCGCCAACCTGTACCTGGCGATGGAGAACGACCTCACGATCATCCCGGTCCTCAACAAGATCGACCTGCCGGCCGCGCAGCCCGAGAAGTTCGCCGCCGAGCTGGCGCACCTGATCGGCTGCGACCCCTCCGACGTGCTCAAGGTCTCCGCGAAGACCGGCGTCGGCGTGGACGCGCTGCTCGACAAGGTCATCGCCGAGGTCCCGGCCCCGGTCGGCGTCAAGGACGCGCCCGCCCGCGCGATGATCTTCGACTCGGTCTACGACTCCTACCGCGGCGTGGTCACCTACGTCCGAGTCGTCGACGGCGAGCTGAAGAAGCGCGAGCGCATCAAGATGATGTCGACCGGCGCCACGCACGAGCTGCTGGAGATCGGCGTCTCCTCGCCCGAGATGACGCCCTCCGACGGCCTCGGCGTCGGCGAGGTGGGCTACATCATCACCGGTGTGAAGGACGTCCGGCAGTCCAAGGTCGGTGACACGATCACCTCCCAGCAGAACGGCGCCACCGAGGCCCTGGGCGGCTACAAGGACCCCAAGCCGATGGTGTTCTCCGGCCTCTACCCGCTGGACGGCTCGGACTACCCGGAGCTCCGCGAGGCCCTGGACAAGCTCCAGCTCAACGACGCCGCGCTGGTCTACGAGCCGGAGACCTCGGCGGCGCTCGGCTTCGGCTTCCGCGTCGGCTTCCTCGGCCTGCTCCACCTGGACGTGATCCGCGAGCGCCTGGAGCGCGAGTTCGGTCTCGACCTGATCGCCACCGCGCCCAACGTGGTCTACCGGGTCAAGATGGAGGACGGCGCCGAGCACACCGTCACCAACCCGAGCGAGTTCCCCGAGGGGAAGATCGCGGAGGTGCACGAGCCGGTCGTCAAGGCCACCGTGCTCGCGCCGAACGAGTTCGTCGGCGCGATCATGGAGCTCTGCCAGTCCCGCCGCGGCTCGCTGCTGGGCATGGACTACCTCTCCGAGGACCGTGTCGAGCTGCGCTACACCCTCCCGCTCGCCGAGATCGTCTTCGACTTCTTCGACCAGCTGAAGTCCAAGACCCGCGGCTACGCCTCGCTGGACTACGAGCCCACCGGCGAGCAGCAGGCCAGCCTGGTCAAGGTCGACATCCTGCTGCACGGCGACAAGGTCGACGCCTTCTCCGCGATCACGCACAAGGACAAGGCGTACGCGTACGGCGTGCGGCTCGTCGCCAAGCTGCGCGAGCTCATCCCGCGGCAGAACTTCGAGGTGCCGATCCAGGCCGCCATCGGCTCGCGGGTCATCGCCCGTGAGACCGTCCGCGCCATCCGCAAGGACGTCCTCGCCAAGTGCTACGGCGGTGACATCTCGCGTAAGCGCAAGCTGCTGGAGAAGCAGAAGGAGGGCAAGAAGCGGATGAAGATGGTCGGAAACGTCGAGGTTCCGCAGGAGGCCTTCATCGCGGTCCTGTCCTCGGACAGCGAAGGCGGCGAGAAGAAGAAGTAG
- a CDS encoding AMP-dependent synthetase/ligase encodes MTETQALIENRPPSVASIFLERVELTPDAEAYRYPVPAASGKGPDDWASLTWRQSADRVFAIAAGLIDLGVRPEERISLAASTRIEWILADFGVLCCGGATTTIYPSTNSDETAFILSDSESRVLIAEDATQLAKAREHRAELPELAHVVVLEEADAVPAPGDPEGWVLSLAELERRGAERLKADPDAVTDRIGALRSDQLATLIYTSGTTGRPKGVLLPHDAWSYMARAILASGLVLSTDVQYLWLPLAHVFGKVLTVSHLSTGHITAVDGRVDKIIENLPVVRPTYMAAVPRIFEKVYNGVAAKAREAGGAKLKIFQWAAEVAREYAKVSQDNYHRTGSRTAPFGLSAKHKVADALVYSKIRDAFGGQLRACVSGASALAPDIGYFFSGAGIHILEGYGLTETSAASFVNPGEAYRTGTVGKPLPGTEVRIADDGEVLLRGPAIMTGYHGLPEKTTEVLEPDGWFHTGDIGELSADGYLRITDRKKDLIKTSGGKYVAPAEVEGQFKVVCPFVSNVLVHGADRNYCTALIALDEPTLMTWAEERGMGGKSYAEVVAAPETVELIDGYVKQVNDGLQRWQTIKKFRLLPRDLDVEHGELTPSLKLKRPVVERLYKDLIEEMYSGTRES; translated from the coding sequence GTGACCGAGACACAGGCTTTGATCGAGAACCGGCCGCCCTCGGTGGCGTCGATCTTTCTCGAACGCGTCGAGCTGACACCCGACGCGGAGGCCTACCGCTACCCGGTGCCCGCGGCTTCCGGCAAGGGGCCCGACGACTGGGCCTCGCTCACCTGGCGCCAGTCCGCCGACCGCGTCTTCGCGATCGCCGCCGGCCTGATCGACCTCGGGGTGCGGCCGGAGGAGCGGATCTCCCTCGCCGCCTCCACCCGGATCGAGTGGATCCTCGCGGACTTCGGCGTGCTCTGCTGCGGCGGCGCCACCACCACGATCTACCCCAGCACCAACTCCGACGAGACGGCCTTCATCCTCTCCGACTCCGAGAGCCGGGTGCTGATCGCCGAGGACGCCACCCAGCTGGCCAAGGCCCGTGAGCACCGCGCCGAGCTGCCCGAGCTCGCCCACGTCGTCGTGCTGGAGGAGGCGGACGCCGTCCCCGCCCCCGGCGACCCCGAGGGCTGGGTGCTCTCGCTCGCCGAGCTGGAGCGGCGCGGCGCCGAGCGTCTCAAGGCAGACCCGGACGCCGTCACGGACCGGATCGGCGCCCTGCGCTCCGACCAGCTCGCCACCCTCATCTACACCTCGGGCACCACCGGCCGCCCCAAGGGCGTCCTGCTGCCCCACGACGCCTGGTCCTACATGGCCCGCGCCATCCTGGCGTCCGGGCTGGTCCTCTCCACCGACGTGCAGTACCTGTGGCTGCCCCTGGCCCACGTCTTCGGCAAGGTGCTCACCGTCAGCCACCTCAGCACCGGGCACATCACGGCCGTCGACGGCCGGGTCGACAAGATCATAGAAAATCTCCCGGTCGTCCGGCCCACCTACATGGCCGCCGTCCCACGCATCTTCGAGAAGGTCTACAACGGCGTCGCGGCCAAGGCCCGCGAGGCCGGCGGGGCCAAGCTCAAGATCTTCCAGTGGGCGGCCGAGGTGGCCCGCGAGTACGCCAAGGTCTCCCAGGACAACTACCACCGCACCGGCAGCCGCACCGCGCCGTTCGGGCTGTCCGCCAAGCACAAGGTCGCCGACGCGCTCGTCTACTCCAAGATCCGCGATGCCTTCGGCGGGCAGCTGCGCGCCTGTGTCTCCGGCGCCTCCGCCCTCGCCCCCGACATCGGCTACTTCTTCTCCGGCGCGGGCATCCACATCCTGGAGGGCTACGGCCTCACCGAGACCAGCGCCGCCAGCTTCGTCAACCCCGGCGAGGCGTACCGCACCGGCACCGTCGGCAAGCCGCTGCCCGGCACCGAGGTGCGGATCGCGGACGACGGCGAGGTCCTGCTGCGCGGCCCCGCGATCATGACCGGGTACCACGGCCTGCCCGAGAAGACCACGGAGGTCCTGGAGCCCGACGGCTGGTTCCACACCGGCGACATCGGCGAGCTCTCCGCCGACGGCTATCTGCGCATCACCGACCGCAAGAAGGACCTGATCAAGACCTCGGGCGGCAAGTACGTCGCACCCGCCGAGGTCGAGGGCCAGTTCAAGGTCGTCTGCCCGTTCGTCTCCAACGTCCTCGTGCACGGCGCCGACCGCAATTACTGCACCGCCCTCATCGCCCTGGACGAGCCCACGCTCATGACCTGGGCCGAGGAGCGGGGCATGGGCGGGAAGAGCTACGCCGAGGTGGTCGCCGCCCCGGAGACCGTGGAGCTCATCGACGGCTATGTGAAGCAGGTCAACGACGGCCTCCAGCGCTGGCAGACGATCAAGAAGTTCCGGCTGCTCCCGCGCGACCTGGACGTCGAGCACGGCGAGCTCACGCCCAGCCTCAAGCTCAAGCGGCCGGTCGTCGAGCGGCTCTACAAGGACCTGATCGAGGAGATGTACTCGGGCACCCGGGAGAGCTGA
- the hemW gene encoding radical SAM family heme chaperone HemW has translation MPSVLPDGEPMPEDGALPLHALRGAGQRPLGFYLHVPYCATRCGYCDFNTYTASELRGSGGALASRDNYAETVAEEIRLARKVLGDDPRPVETVFVGGGTPTLLPAADLVRMLAAIRDEFGLADGAEITTEANPESVDPAYLAELRAGGFNRISFGMQSARQHVLKILDRTHTPGRPEACVAEARAAGFEHVNLDLIYGTPGETDDDWRASLAAAIGAGPDHVSAYALIVEEGTQLARRIRRGEVPMTDDDVHADRYLIAEEMLTAAGFGWYEVSNWATTEAGRCRHNELYWRGADWWGAGPGAHSHVGGVRWWNVKHPGAYAQALSEGRSPGAGREVLPDEDRRVERILLELRLIDGCPLSLLRPAGAAAAARALADGLLQPGPYEAGRAVLTLQGRLLADAVVRDLVD, from the coding sequence ATGCCTTCCGTACTGCCTGACGGCGAACCCATGCCCGAGGACGGGGCGCTGCCCCTCCACGCCCTGCGGGGCGCCGGGCAGCGGCCCCTCGGGTTCTACCTGCACGTGCCGTACTGCGCGACACGCTGCGGGTACTGCGACTTCAACACCTACACCGCGAGTGAGCTGCGCGGTTCCGGCGGCGCCCTCGCGTCCCGGGACAACTACGCGGAGACGGTCGCCGAGGAGATCCGCCTCGCGCGGAAGGTCCTGGGCGACGACCCGCGCCCGGTGGAGACCGTCTTCGTCGGCGGCGGCACGCCCACCCTGCTGCCCGCCGCCGACCTCGTACGGATGCTGGCCGCGATCCGCGACGAGTTCGGCCTCGCCGACGGCGCGGAGATCACCACCGAGGCCAACCCCGAGTCCGTGGACCCGGCCTACCTGGCCGAGCTGCGGGCGGGCGGCTTCAACCGGATCTCCTTCGGCATGCAGAGCGCCCGGCAGCACGTCCTGAAGATCCTCGACCGTACGCACACCCCGGGCCGCCCGGAGGCCTGCGTCGCCGAGGCACGGGCCGCCGGCTTCGAGCACGTCAACCTCGACCTGATCTACGGCACGCCGGGCGAGACGGACGACGACTGGCGGGCCTCCCTGGCCGCCGCGATCGGCGCGGGCCCCGACCACGTCTCCGCCTACGCGCTGATCGTCGAGGAGGGCACCCAGCTCGCCCGCCGCATCCGCCGCGGCGAGGTCCCCATGACCGACGACGACGTCCACGCCGACCGCTACCTCATCGCCGAGGAGATGCTCACCGCCGCCGGCTTCGGCTGGTACGAGGTCTCCAACTGGGCGACCACCGAGGCCGGCCGCTGCCGCCACAACGAGCTCTACTGGCGCGGCGCGGACTGGTGGGGCGCGGGCCCCGGGGCGCACTCCCACGTCGGGGGCGTGCGGTGGTGGAACGTCAAGCACCCCGGGGCGTACGCCCAGGCCCTGTCCGAGGGCCGCTCCCCGGGCGCGGGCCGCGAGGTCCTGCCGGACGAGGACCGGAGGGTGGAGCGGATTCTGCTGGAGCTGCGGCTGATCGACGGGTGCCCGTTGTCGCTGCTGCGGCCGGCCGGGGCGGCGGCTGCCGCGCGGGCGCTGGCGGACGGGCTGCTCCAGCCGGGGCCGTATGAGGCCGGCCGGGCCGTCCTGACGCTCCAGGGGCGGTTGCTGGCGGACGCGGTGGTCAGGGACCTGGTGGATTAG